In the Ctenopharyngodon idella isolate HZGC_01 chromosome 21, HZGC01, whole genome shotgun sequence genome, TCTATGATgattttcaaatgtttgtttctCCTACTAACCTCAAAATCTATAACAGTTGGATTGTCAATTGTAGATTTGATCCAATTCTGGTATGTAGTGCTGTCTGGCGATACACCCCTCTTCTCCCAGGCCAGGGCTGCTGTAAATTCAGCTCTACCTCCTTGCACAGATGTAATACACTTCTCTGAAGCTTTTACAATTGACCCTGGAGTGGACAAATTGAGTTTATATAACTTGAAACATAAGCCATTTGTGATTCAATAGTAAATTTGTGCATGTATTACCTTCATATtcagtttttaatgtatttttcccACAGGTGGAACTATGTGATATTCTATTATAGAATAAAGCGATGATGGTAGAATCCTGACTAAAACAACTGTTCATTTCTGCTTCTGTCAAACCTGGGAATTGTAAGGAGACACAGCTGATTTGAGAGCTCagttacaatatattttagaaatgaGAGATAAAGTTATGTCAGCTCCACATGACCAAAGTCTCTAATGTTGTCATGCCAGTGTTCTTACAATCACATGATAATGTCTGCTTACCGTAGGTTTTCAGTTCTTCTCGATCATATTGGAAAAGGAGGTCATACTTTCCCCCTAATGTCCCAGAGCTGAAATAATGTGTCCCAAACAACTGGAAGATCTGTCTGTAAAGGGCATAGTTATATTCCAGTGGTAGACTGTTTAGAAACTGAAGGAAAGGGTCTGATAAGTAGAGGTCAGAGGATTTCATTCTGAATGTTGATGTGGCAACAACCTGATGCACCCTGAAAAACTCAGAGTCctacataaaaataacaaaaagatATCTTTGTGAACAATGTGTTCTATTTAGATATGAAGACATATTTGTGTACTGTTagggatagaaaaaaaaaatgaataaagagTTTGAGATCCCTTACCTTTTGTTGAGATATTTTCATGGCCTCTTTAAAAAATTGATTTGATTCTTTGGCCAAGTTGACTTTTTGGGGTTTGACTTCTTTCACTTGAAAATCTTCAAGATTTTCTACCTGGAATGAaatcaaaaaatatcaaatgtgAAAATCCAATCATTAATCCATTTCGTGTGTGATTGGTTTTTAAGATAAATTGCTCCTCATATTATGAGTAATCTGATATTTTAGAGATACACCAATATTGAAATTCTGGCCAATACTGATAAGCCAATAATTATTGTTTTGCCCAATAatagacaaatatatataacatttagtGTGTGTGTTGCCAATCTATTGTGCATCCCTATGTTCTTTGGATAGTATTTggatatagatttttttattccatCTAACAAGTAAAGTACTACAAGCAGAAACAGACAGAAATGAGATTTTCCCCACCTTGATTTCATATCTTTCAATGTTGGCAGGGATTCTGTAGTAGTTCCTCTTATGTCTTTGTAGAGTGCATTCACCCCCCATGAATGAGCTGTCCAGAACAGTGCCTCTCATCTGCTCTGCAGCAGcatcaaatctaattttaaaaataaccttCATCAGTTTTAAAACAAGCTCAATCTCAGATCTACAGATTTGTTTAGCTGACAACATAATAATATCATGAAAGCTTACCATGTCCATTAAGTTGTTTTGCAATCTCAGAAAGCAAATGATATTTATCTGTAACTCACCCATAACCAATCAGATCTGCTCCAGGAATGAAAGCAAATCTCCGTTCACTTGCACACACTTTTTTGGTTTGCCCACAGTCTCTCTCGTCAGAGTTGTCCCCACAGTCGTCCTGATCGTTGCACTGCAGAGTTGCATTTATACATCTTCCTTTGGCAGGCAATAAAGCAAGTTGGTGATCATACACTTGTTTTCTAGAGCAAGCATATAAAGACTGTACATATTTGCTAGATTCTAAAATCAAATAGACAAAGCATCATTAAACATAATATGATGTGTTGTTGTGAAAAAGTTGATGAAGATAACTACCACTGTCACAGGTGAACTTCTCTTTACAGTTGACAGGCTCAATCCTACATTCCTTGGAGGGATGACAGGGTCTTTCCTCTGTAAGCGATTGACTACACTCTTCCCCCCCGAACTGAGCCGGCTTCAAAACAGACCTGATTCTGAACTAAATCACACACAATATACACACACTTACTACAGCAGTAGACTATATTTGAGCAATTTCAGAATAGCAAGAACGTTGTTGTTCTCGGCTGTAGAACAAGGATGCAGGTAGTCCTAGCCATGCTGATATTCGGAAAAACTACATAGTTGCgcatgtgatattgcttttattcagttaatattgagtaacatgcattttagatataatattgctatttaaatttgaacatttaatcagacacatttttaacaaattGATTTAAGtaatgagtgagtcaatgaCTCGCTCAAAAATCTCAAAGTcatttgtcgccacctactgccTGCAAGAAACCTCACCTAAAACCTTTTTCAGTGGCTCTAGTTCCttaaagtccccgtgaaccggaagttgcaaacgacttttctccagtgttgtgacgtatttgaagtgaaacggaatattgaatagagggcaggcTGTTTAAttttagcgctcctcctctccatctctcgctcatagcagactaacggtcggaggggagtggtttaagcgttttcaacccaagccgtcaaactgatgTCATTAGAGAAGGGGCACCGTTGCAGAGGGGAGgagcattttcagattttgattaaatattacgaagccaaacaatttttttgtgtggattGACTTGTacggatgaattgttcaccacaaaactagcaatttgagctaacaaaataaataaggtcaattttgatttcatgtgtaGCCTACTTTAGAGGGGCTCTATGTAAgaatgacagctagtggttgaaatgggtaccgcagttcaaattcaaaatattgttcgCCCCGCCCCCTATTCCTCAGGATCGACGCTCTCGCGGGTTGCCAGTTTGAAGACACGCAACATTGGAAGGCGAGGTGAATTACACACTGTAAGATAATTAGTTGATTTATGATTAGTTGATATCGCGTATTAATATGCCCCCGTTCATAGAGattttagatggatgctgaggctttttaggtcgggtagaatctgtgatctctgacccagtttgttcgctagcttccatggctgcaattcgctgcatgtgttttccgccaactggcaacccggggtggagaaatactattgggtaaattggcaacgTGCAGTCTTGCACAGAtggaaacaaaaacagaaattccgacacggaacgcaaatttcaaagtaaaataactggctgtagcaatggttttcagagaaacaagtatgtgaactgagcatgtttaataaatatctgcaaacatattatggtatttttatgctttagtacagtcaaaaacttacatagagcccctttaagtattttttccattcattgaAATGACAATGAAAAGTCCCAATGCTGTTGTGCTACATCTGATATTATATATCTTGGAAATGCTTCTAGACCCATCAGATTCAAGAGCCCTAACTAACATTTGCATAAATATCATAACTTGTgtacctgtgtgtgtgtcttactTACAGATTTTTTGGCACACGGCGAGCACTCTGACCAGGGTCCAAATTCAGTCAGCTGGCAGTTTATAGTACAGGCCTCAGCATTACACACCCTAGTCTCCTGTGTTTGACACAGCTGGAAGCAATTGTTTTTTGTCCAGTGCTCATCATGGCGCACAGCCCTGCAACACATAAAAGTACAGTCCACATATTAGcattaactttaataaacttTATCAGAAATATCATGTTAGGTTACCTTGTACGTGCTTGGGTTCCAGAGTCACAGGTTTTGGTGCAATAGGACCATGAACTCCATGGGTAGTGGTCACAGAAGCATCCCGTAATAGGGGTAAATAAAGCCAGGCTGCACAGTAGGACGAGGGGAATGGAAGTACGATCCATATAGAAGAAGGCCTGTCAGAACTTGATAGCTTAAAAACGGTATAAAGGCTAGTAGGTTATACAGCCAATAACATTTCACATGCACAACTGATGTAGCTTTGTTTATTTCCGTATACCTAATGATTTTTCATTTGGACACGGTGTAT is a window encoding:
- the c6 gene encoding complement component C6 isoform X1, with the protein product MDRTSIPLVLLCSLALFTPITGCFCDHYPWSSWSYCTKTCDSGTQARTRAVRHDEHWTKNNCFQLCQTQETRVCNAEACTINCQLTEFGPWSECSPCAKKSFRIRSVLKPAQFGGEECSQSLTEERPCHPSKECRIEPVNCKEKFTCDSGRCINATLQCNDQDDCGDNSDERDCGQTKKVCASERRFAFIPGADLIGYGFDAAAEQMRGTVLDSSFMGGECTLQRHKRNYYRIPANIERYEIKVENLEDFQVKEVKPQKVNLAKESNQFFKEAMKISQQKDSEFFRVHQVVATSTFRMKSSDLYLSDPFLQFLNSLPLEYNYALYRQIFQLFGTHYFSSGTLGGKYDLLFQYDREELKTYGLTEAEMNSCFSQDSTIIALFYNRISHSSTCGKNTLKTEYEGSIVKASEKCITSVQGGRAEFTAALAWEKRGVSPDSTTYQNWIKSTIDNPTVIDFELLPLVNLVRGFPCAVTKRRHLHKALMEYQTEFDSCKCAPCPNNARPALSGTECICICQTGTYGPNCEKRAPDYTADEVDGRWSCWSSWSTCDATLKRHRSRTCNNPAPQRGGIPCQGPRKQEEECTISIFQEQNVCINDDDFVTEGSRESQLPPGASGCPKPRPPANSHLRINKRQYDYGDHEEFVCFTGFELDGYQLIHCLPDGTWEKPKGQCIKNVCSKPTVPDGMKIYPNKMEYKVGSDIMLACLESDMSPSGRQSYSCGKSLVWEPSIPQDIHCKIDKPFIPDSSCKLGEMHDGTKCICMSKERCRNYRTDLCIFDADKETAIMMSLCAFHADRCHGDRLYFMNNGPCKTDAGSLDWAKFRASVSEQSTVQEPCGSDTCYEWETCSESNTCECKIPRDCSKDGKQMYCLKIVRTQSTRSMNLCFMAAMKCSRIEFELLHEGPCASS